TCCCAAGACAGCCCTCTGAGAAATCCCATCAACATCTTCCTTGTTTAAAAACCTTCCACACAGGAGCTCCAAATTGGCAATATTTCTATACTCCGGCCAGACACCATAAACAGAGGCACTGTAGGATTTTCCTCCGTAGTGAACGTTGGGAGATACCTTTTTGTAAGGAGAGACGTAGAGGACATCGGGACACTTTTCCTTGATTGCCTCTGCATCGGATATCTTCAGCGTAGGATAGAACGACAGTTGAATAGTCCTTCCGCCTAAGTTCTTAACATCTCCGGGAAGAACAACTAAAACGGATGAGCCCATCTTGCCTATGACAAACTCTACCCTTTTTTTCATTGCAGACGAAATTCCCAACATGAGGGTAAGCGTAAAGACACCAATTGCGATTCCTATGATGGAAAGTGAGAACCTCTTTTTATTTTCAGAAGCGTAGGATAGAAGAGCTTTTAACATTAAGCCTTCCTCCTGAGAGCTCTAACAGGCTCAAAAGAGGCCGCCTTTTTTGCAGGAAAGTAGACAGCAAAGAGGCAAACGATAAGGGAGAAGAGAGAGGATATAACAAAGGCTTTTAAAGGGTAGACAACAGGAATGTTTAAAAGAGGAAGGAGCTTTCCTATTAAGATGTAACCTACAATGACTCCAAAAATTGAGGAAATTACAGATATTAAAACGGCTTCGTAGAGAATCCTGTAGAGAATCTCTCTCCCTGTTGCTCCTAAAGCCCTTCTCAGTCCAATTTCCCACTGTCTCACCTGTATATTTATATAAAAAATCGACGAAAGGACAAATCCCCCTATTACTAATGCCGTTGTTGAGGCAATTCCTAAAAACAGAGCAAGAGTCGCAGATAGCATTGATAGAAATTTCTTAACAACGGTCGGTGTTATAACCATGAATTCGTCCGGTTTGTGGTGTTTAAGTAGAATCTCTCTCGTTTCAGAAACTATTTTGTTGTAGCTATCCAAATCCAAAACCCTAAACCTGATAATGCTTATATGCCCGTAGGTCTTTTCGATAACCCTGTCAAAAACGGGAAAAGGAATAAAGACTCTGTTGTCCAAATTGTGGCCGTTCGGAGTCTTTCCCTTCTTTTTATAAACTCCTACCACTCTAAAAGGGGTTTTTCCAACCAAGAGGGTCTTTCCAACTGGGTTCTGGTTTGGCCATAGAAAATCGCTAACGTCGTGTCCAACAACAGCAACCTTTCTCAAATTCTGAAAATCACCCTCGGTAAATCCCCTTCCCTCCTCAACTCTGTAGTCCCAAGAAATTAGCCAGTCTCTACCAACTCCAAAAACAGAGGAAAACTTTGACTGGGAAAGGCTTGAAACCATAGTCATAGGTTTAACAACTCCGTAGGTCAGCGCAAATATTCCCTCTAATCTCCCAATTTCCTTTACATCCTCTAACGTTAAGTTTCTAAAGCCACTCCTTGGACCCTTTTTAACAGAACCGGAAACTATTAAAACAGAATCTGGACCTAACTTCTGAATTATTCTGTTAGCAAGTAATGAACTTCCTTCTATTGACGCAACAATTAAAACAACAGAAACGACACCGAAAACTATTCCCGAAATTCCAAAGAGGGTTCTCAGCCTGTTGTGAACGAGTGAAAGGATGAGCTCCTTTATCAGAAATCTACTCATCCAACGATGGCTCCATCCTGAATTCTAATGACCCTTTTGGCCTGTCTTGCCACTTCAGGGTCGTGTGTAACAACCACTACTGTTTTTCCCTCAGAGTTAAGCTCCTTGAAAATCTCAAGAACTGCCCTTCCGGAAGCCGTGTCCAACTGTCCTGTCGGTTCATCTGCAAGAATAATCTCTGGAGAGTTAATCAGAGCTCTCGCAATTGCAGTTCTCTGTTTCTGTCCTCCAGAAAGCTCCTCCGGTTTAAACGAGAGCCTCTCCTCCATTCCCAAACGGCTTAGAAGTTCCTTTGCCCTCTCCTCAGGAGAAACTTTTGAAAAGAGCTCCCTTCTCCTTTCCTTCGGAAGGTACTCAACCGGTAGGACAACGTTGTCCAAAACGTTGAGGTAGGGAACAAGGTAAAATGCCTGGAAGACAAAGCCTATGTATTCAGCCCTTAGCTTTGAAAGTTCCTCGTCTGAGAGCTCCAAAACGTTCCTCCCGTCCAAAATGTACTCACCACTTGTAGGCCTGTCCAAACAGCCCAAAATGTACATCAAGGTTGACTTTCCCGAACCTGAAGGTCCCATTATAGAGACAAACTCCCCCCTCTCTATCGAAAGGTCTATTCCCTTTAAAACCTCAACCTCTAAATCCCCCTGTCTGTAAACCTTCCTGACGTTACGGAGCTCTATCAGCGCCATCCTCTTCCTCAGGGACAAAGTCTATCGAAGCAGAATTTATACAGTAACGAACGCCCTTTTCAGTATATCCCTCCCCGTAGAAGACATGTCCCAAGTGTGCTCCACACCTTGAACATACAACCTCAATCCTGTCATCTGGAAACTCCTCAGGAATTTCCTTTACAGAACCGGGAATTGAACTATCAAAGGAAGGCCAGCCAGAGTAGGAGAGGAACTTATCCTCACTCCTAAACAAGGGTTGTCTGCACAGCTTACAGACGTAAACTCCCCTTTCAAAGTGGTTCCAGTACCTGTTTTGAAACGGAGGTTCTGTCCCCTTCTTGAAAATTACCCACCTTTCAAAATCGGTCAGATGGCTATCGTCAAATCTCCTTCTCAACAACAACCTCCTTCTTTATACGGGAAATGAGTTCCTCAAATGCAGGGAGAACATCACTTCTAAACCTCCCTGCAACAACAACAACCATTATGTCGTCTCCTACCTTCAACCTTCCCTTGTTTATCCATACCTCAACGGCCTCGATTCCGTCCTTTTTTTCAATCTCAGAGACAACCTCATTCAGTTTTTCACTATCAAAGGAGAGCTCCATCTCGGAAACCCTCTCCCCTGAGCGGGAGCTCTCCCTAACAATTCCGTTGTGAACCAGAATCATCCCCAAGTTTTCAGGATTTGAATTCCTCTTTACCTTATCAATTAACTCATCTACAGACGGCCTCAATGTAGTCCTCCTGTCTATTAACGTTCTTCAGTGAATCCCTTATAAAGTCAAGATGCTGGAATTTCTCAAAGGGAATAGGACGGGAATTTAGTTCCCCGTGGAGCTCCCTCAACTTGTGCCTTCCACTTCTCAGAAACTCCTCAACTTTCAGCAGTGAAAGTTTTGAGATTACCGTAAACAGCGAGTGAATCCTATTCCCCTCTACAACAACGGCAGGTGGAACCTCAAAGGAGAGCTCCCTAACGAGCTCACCCTTCAAAAGAGGAACGTCGCCTGGAACGAAAACAACCTTCTCAAATTTTGCACTCCTCAGTCCCGTGTAAATTCCGTAAATGGGAGAAAATTCAGGGAAACTTTCAACAACAACTTTTAAATTGTGATAAGTCCTCACCAGCGGTAGAAACTTAAACGGAAATTTAGTTATTAGGATAACCTCAGGAAAATCGATTAGCTCATCAAGAATGTTTGAAATTAAGAACTTTCCTCTAAAGGGAGCTGTGAGCTTATCAGCTCCAAATCGGGAGCTCTTACCACCTGCCAGAACGCATACACTTATCAGTGGCCACCCCCCTGTGCCATCTTAAGGGCGTGTTTAATGAGTGGAGAGAACATTCTCAGGTTCTGTTCCACTCCCCTTGAGGAACCTGGGAGGTTTAGGAGAATACACTCCGGAGAGAGAAGGCCAGCCTTAGCCCTTGACATTATTGCCTTTGGAGTGAACCTAATGCCTAAAATGTGCATAGCCTCAGAGAATCCCACCATCTCCTTTTCAAACAGCTCCTTTGAAGCCTCCGGAGTCACATCCCTCGGGCTGAATCCCGTTCCTCCCGTTGTAACGATTAGATTGGCTCCCATGTCCTTGAACTTTTTAACACTCTCTTTAATCCTCTCCTTATCGTCTGGAACGATTTCGTAGCCGATAATTTCAGCCCCAAACTCTCTTAGTATTTCCTGAGCCAACTTCCCACTCCTGTCCTCCTTCTCTCCCCTTGAAGCCGAATCGCTCACAGTTATAACAGCAGCCTTCAACCCCCTTAAATCCTCAGCCCAGTCCGATTTTCCTCCACTCTTTGAAACTAACTTAACTTCCTCAATAACCATGTTCTTATCGTAGGCCTTACACATGTCGTAAATGTTTAAAAGCGCCATGAGACAGGCATTCATAGCCTCAACCTCGTAACCCGTCCTCCAAATTCCCCTGACCTCTGCCTCAACCTCAACG
Above is a genomic segment from Balnearium lithotrophicum containing:
- a CDS encoding ABC transporter permease translates to MSRFLIKELILSLVHNRLRTLFGISGIVFGVVSVVLIVASIEGSSLLANRIIQKLGPDSVLIVSGSVKKGPRSGFRNLTLEDVKEIGRLEGIFALTYGVVKPMTMVSSLSQSKFSSVFGVGRDWLISWDYRVEEGRGFTEGDFQNLRKVAVVGHDVSDFLWPNQNPVGKTLLVGKTPFRVVGVYKKKGKTPNGHNLDNRVFIPFPVFDRVIEKTYGHISIIRFRVLDLDSYNKIVSETREILLKHHKPDEFMVITPTVVKKFLSMLSATLALFLGIASTTALVIGGFVLSSIFYINIQVRQWEIGLRRALGATGREILYRILYEAVLISVISSIFGVIVGYILIGKLLPLLNIPVVYPLKAFVISSLFSLIVCLFAVYFPAKKAASFEPVRALRRKA
- a CDS encoding ABC transporter ATP-binding protein; the encoded protein is MALIELRNVRKVYRQGDLEVEVLKGIDLSIERGEFVSIMGPSGSGKSTLMYILGCLDRPTSGEYILDGRNVLELSDEELSKLRAEYIGFVFQAFYLVPYLNVLDNVVLPVEYLPKERRRELFSKVSPEERAKELLSRLGMEERLSFKPEELSGGQKQRTAIARALINSPEIILADEPTGQLDTASGRAVLEIFKELNSEGKTVVVVTHDPEVARQAKRVIRIQDGAIVG
- the msrB gene encoding peptide-methionine (R)-S-oxide reductase MsrB, with translation MRRRFDDSHLTDFERWVIFKKGTEPPFQNRYWNHFERGVYVCKLCRQPLFRSEDKFLSYSGWPSFDSSIPGSVKEIPEEFPDDRIEVVCSRCGAHLGHVFYGEGYTEKGVRYCINSASIDFVPEEEDGADRAP
- a CDS encoding molybdenum cofactor biosynthesis protein MoaE, encoding MRPSVDELIDKVKRNSNPENLGMILVHNGIVRESSRSGERVSEMELSFDSEKLNEVVSEIEKKDGIEAVEVWINKGRLKVGDDIMVVVVAGRFRSDVLPAFEELISRIKKEVVVEKEI
- the mobA gene encoding NTP transferase domain-containing protein; translation: MISVCVLAGGKSSRFGADKLTAPFRGKFLISNILDELIDFPEVILITKFPFKFLPLVRTYHNLKVVVESFPEFSPIYGIYTGLRSAKFEKVVFVPGDVPLLKGELVRELSFEVPPAVVVEGNRIHSLFTVISKLSLLKVEEFLRSGRHKLRELHGELNSRPIPFEKFQHLDFIRDSLKNVNRQEDYIEAVCR
- the moaCB gene encoding bifunctional molybdenum cofactor biosynthesis protein MoaC/MoaB, producing the protein MRTIDVSTKFDNLRTARAKGRIRLSPETVKKIVNREIPKGDVLSASQIAGIMGAKKTSELMPFCHPIPIDHIEVKTEVGEDYVEVEAEVRGIWRTGYEVEAMNACLMALLNIYDMCKAYDKNMVIEEVKLVSKSGGKSDWAEDLRGLKAAVITVSDSASRGEKEDRSGKLAQEILREFGAEIIGYEIVPDDKERIKESVKKFKDMGANLIVTTGGTGFSPRDVTPEASKELFEKEMVGFSEAMHILGIRFTPKAIMSRAKAGLLSPECILLNLPGSSRGVEQNLRMFSPLIKHALKMAQGGGH